One stretch of Armigeres subalbatus isolate Guangzhou_Male chromosome 2, GZ_Asu_2, whole genome shotgun sequence DNA includes these proteins:
- the LOC134217777 gene encoding elongator complex protein 5 yields the protein MLSNYLLNQQKIILIKDHLGIENSALEIVTKWLSDGKSPDAVPQLTKSLEEVAPFLLARISKLIRSKSAEELFKFVQRCKRSSSVQYLFIWAAEKNISQSFLVPYLEHQSELIVTIEDERHLTILTKKSGGSISHKRYQYQLQEGSFSVKELKKADMAKTGAATNDSTAVSIDPASLGTFKIGDLKKEEQEAKEALTLPFEFFKTTPEGGRVLYHPDAEDDLDEEDPDDDLLI from the exons ATGCTTAGTAATTATTTATTAAACCAACAAAAAATCATCCTTATCAAAG ACCATCTAGGAATTGAGAACTCTGCCTTGGAAATAGTCACGAAATGGCTAAGCGACGGAAAATCACCAGATGCCGTTCCGCAACTGACCAAATCACTGGAAGAAGTTGCACCATTTCTTCTTGCTCGGATATCGAAACTTATCCGTTCGAAATCCGCCGAGGAGCTGTTTAAATTCGTCCAACGTTGCAAGCGTAGCAGTTCAGTTCAGTACCTGTTTATTTGGGCGGCGGAAAAGAATATCTCGCAAAGCTTCTTGGTACCTTATCTGGAACATCAGAGCGAGTTGATTGTTACGATCGAGGACGAACGGCATCTGACGATTTTGACGAAAAAATCTGGCGGCTCGATTAGCCACAAACGCTACCAATATCAGCTGCAGGAAGGTAGTTTTTCGGTGAAAGAGCTAAAGAAAGCAGACATGGCGAAGACGGGTGCTGCGACGAATGATTCAACGGCGGTCAGCATAGACCCGGCATCGCTGGGGACGTTTAAAATCGGTGATTTGAAAAAGGAGGAACAGGAAGCGAAAGAAGCGCTCACCCTGCCGTTTGAATT CTTCAAAACAACTCCCGAAGGAGGTCGTGTGCTGTATCACCCTGATGCCGAGGACGATTTGGATGAAGAAGATCCTGATGATGATTTGCTGATATGA
- the LOC134217776 gene encoding xylosyltransferase oxt produces the protein MLQTLALRWFRRYKVFFLIGLLIVGAQIFLAYKLLKIPVSGSGNTEERDLSKRLYEKYVKRVAGSNLSADDEDPGGNQVEQQQQPANPRGKEQREVRKEQGRTYLNVNELEFVPPCDIRSKETISAVHRAKSQACKKQILDIACEIQKGTFYPRKLPNYCPNGAFVPNRELGCFQDEKNFRLLSGYYTNFKTNNSPRQCIQLCLQSGFLYAGVQYSSECFCGDELPKASAKLPDSSCNMKCSGDPKQACGGYFTANVYETGIAKFSPQTTELTTRAGVEPIRIVFLLTLNGRALRQVNRLLKTLYSPRHYYFIHIDSRQEYLYRELLKLEQYFPNIRLSRNRWSTIWGGASLLQMLLGSIEYMLKEIPHWRWDFVLNLSESDFPVKTLDKLVNFLGANRGKNFVRSHGREVQRFIQKQGLDRTFVECDNHMWRIGDRILPSGIQIDGGSDWICLSREFAQYVTEGRNEDPLVSGLLIIFRQTILPAESFFHTVLRNSEFCNTYVDNNLHVTNWKRRLGCKCQYKQIVDWCGCSPNDFKPEDWAKLQGTEAKQFYFARKFEPIINQEVILQLEEWVNGPYPADYLNLHSYWQNFFHSEDKLVTVDGALLNVVHSILRTNVKAEFSQFQEPFRIRELNHYLDRDRYRGFLIKYEAMLGDGVVLLETRAQPTFSAQVSKSAALGRRITQLEVSSDFDQKEQISRNFQRIIGTNADLNLIFRLAGLRTEKNTTSYALTVLWLDPRGELADTTEISIEDTPSGPAENLVHFCRAANLKSPLLAGIWTAKLVLKKVLLGVTRFLVVNSTMLEADIPNTNQTTKEQLLRDQTEQLDRIVQQFFNIKETCWVGKEGEERQVARPEGLGECSETNWSSHAPDPKSDIHAAADNKYLDGGIGFL, from the exons ATGCTGCAAACTTTGGCTCTGCGATGGTTCCGTCGTTACAAAGTATTCTTCCTCATTGGCCTACTGATTGTGGGAGCGCAGATATTTCTGGCCTATAAACTGCTCAAGATCCCCGTCTCTGGCAGTGGAAACACCGAAGAGCGGGACTTGAGCAAGCGGCTGTACGAGAAGTATGTCAAGAGGGTTGCCGGGTCAAATCTTTCGGCCGACGATGAGGATCCCGGCGGGAACCAAGTcgagcaacagcagcagccagCAAATCCCCGCGGAAAAGAGCAGAGGGAAGTCAGGAAGGAGCAAGGTAGGACATATCTCAATGTGAATGAATTAGAGTTTGTACCACCGTGCGACATCCGGAGCAAGGAAACTATTTCGGCGGTACACAGAGCGAAGAGTCAAGCATGCAAGAAACAGATACTGGACATTGCTTGCGAGATTCAGAAAGGGACGTTCTACCCACGAAAGTTGCCCAACTATTGTCCCAATGGTGCGTTCGTTCCGAATCGAGAGCTGGGCTGCTTTCAGGATGAGAAAAACTTCCGCCTCTTGTCCGGTTATTACACGAATTTCAAAACCAACAACTCGCCGCGGCAGTGCATTCAGCTATGTTTGCAGTCCGGGTTTCTCTATGCCGGCGTACAATACTC gaGTGAATGTTTCTGCGGAGACGAATTACCCAAAGCTTCCGCCAAACTTCCAGACTCCAGCTGCAATATGAAATGCTCCGGCGATCCCAAACAGGCTTGTGGAGGCTATTTCACGGCTAACGTCTATGAAACCGGAATTGCGA AATTCAGTCCACAGACGACGGAATTGACAACCAGAGCCGGCGTGGAACCGATACGAATTGTGTTCTTGCTCACCTTGAATGGTCGAGCCCTGCGACAAGTCAATCGTTTGTTGAAAACTCTCTATAGTCCTAGACATTATTACTTTATACATATCGATTCG CGTCAAGAGTATCTTTACCGGGAGTTGCTAAAGTTAGAGCAATATTTTCCCAACATTCGGTTGTCCCGGAACCGCTGGTCTACTATTTGGGGCGGAGCATCATTGCTGCAGATGTTGCTCGGTTCGATAGAGTACATGTTGAAGGAGATTCCTCACTGGAGATGGGACTTCGTGCTGAATTTGAGCGAAAGTGACTTTCCCGTGAAAACATTGGACAAGTTGGTCAACTTTTTGGGTGCGAACCGGGGTAAGAACTTCGTGCGGAGTCACGGCCGTGAAGTGCAGCGCTTCATTCAGAAACAGGGCTTGGACCGGACGTTCGTCGAATGTGATAACCATATGTGGCGTATTGGCGATCGAATATTGCCGTCCGGGATTCAGATCGATGGAGGCAGCGATTGGATTTGCCTGTCGAGAGAGTTCGCTCAATACGTGACAGAGGGAAGAAATGAAGATCCACTCGTGTCCGGGTTGTTAATTATTTTTAGACAAACGATACTGCCAGCGGAGTCGTTCTTTCACACGGTTCTCCGCAATTCCGAATTTTGCAATACGTACGTGGACAATAATTTACATGTGACCAATTGGAAACGGAGACTAGGCTGCAAATGTCAATACAAGCAGATCGTGGACTGGTGCGGATGCAGTCCGAACGACTTCAAGCCAGAGGACTGGGCCAAACTGCAGGGTACCGAAGCCAAACAGTTTTATTTTGCCAGGAAGTTTGAACCCATCATCAATCAGGAAGTGATTCTACAGTTGGAGGAGTGGGTGAATGGGCCTTACCCTGCCGATTATTTGAATCTTCACTCGTATTggcaaaatttcttccacagCGAAGATAAATTGGTAACTGTAGATGGAGCTCTGCTGAATGTCGTCCACAGTATTTTGAGGACCAATGTCAAGGCGGAGTTCAGTCAATTTCAGGAACCTTTTCGGATACGAGAGTTGAATCATTACTTGGATCGCGATCGTTACCGAGGGTTCCTGATCAAGTACGAGGCTATGTTGGGAGACGGGGTGGTATTGTTAGAGACACGTGCTCAGCCAACGTTTTCCGCTCAAGTGTCCAAGTCAGCGGCTCTCGGACGACGGATAACACAGCTCGAAGTTAGCAGCGATTTTGATCAGAAGGAACAAATCTCGcgtaatttccaaaggattatCGGAACCAACGCAGACCTGAACCTGATTTTCCGTTTGGCCGGGTTACGAACAGAAAAGAACACGACCAGCTACGCTTTGACCGTTTTGTGGTTGGACCCCAGAGGAGAACTGGCTGATACTACCGAAATTAGTATTGAAGACACCCCCTCCGGTCCGGCGGAGAATCTGGTCCATTTCTGTAGGGCAGCCAATTTGAAGTCACCTCTTTTGGCGGGAATTTGGACTGCCAAATTGGTCCTCAAAAAGGTTTTACTGGGGGTGACTCGCTTTCTGGTCGTCAATAGTACGATGCTGGAGGCGGATATTCCAAACACAAATCAGACTACCAAAGAGCAATTGCTTCGAGATCAGACAGAGCAGCTAGATAGGATAGTGCAACAATTTTTCAACATTAAGGAAACCTGTTGGGTGGGGAAGGAAGGGGAAGAAAGACAAGTGGCCCGGCCGGAAGGTCTGGGAGAATGTAGTGAGACAAACTGGAGCAGTCACGCACCGGATCCGAAGAGTGATATTCACGCTGCTGCAGATAACAAATATCTTGATGGTGGGATAGGATTTCTTTAA
- the LOC134217800 gene encoding uncharacterized protein LOC134217800, producing the protein MDHFWNTLSKEVGRIPDTLKNILEVTEYINAGLAFIGNEEIAAIEDDVRLLPKIMNKSADDPSMIKFFGRFAHCPDQFRLMAGERAILKLISSCIQRKGIAHYMKTVERREKEVAVVLGSVDKVANEVRRKIVDFYTDRCDGSVEQIDFCTRVAMIPIEITEAEDGGTIAKIGCIFCTNDNVISCRPERCGGSWKVSNFLAHIRNVHKNINSPSSMQRTVGAAGTSKSSPIEMVVGENSSNGVGAYDYWTHSNDVSSSHENSFKRKLEHSGGDGLMEDYGFSIKEERYQ; encoded by the exons ATG GACCATTTTTGGAATACCCTTTCGAAGGAGGTTGGGCGCATCCCAGATACATTGAAAAATATCCTGGAGGTAACGGAGTACATAAACGCCGGTCTGGCCTTCATCGGCAACGAAGAAATAGCAGCCATCGAGGACGATGTTCGTCTGTTGCCAAAAATCATGAACAAATCGGCCGACGATCCCAGCATGATAAAGTTCTTTGGACGATTTGCTCACTGTCCGGATCAGTTTCGATTGATGGCGGGCGAAAGAGCTATactgaagttgatttcatcCTGTATTCAACGGAAGGGGATCGCACATTACATGAAAACGGTGGAACGCCGCGAGAAAGAAGTGGCCGTTGTCCTGGGAAGCGTGGACAAGGTAGCAAACGAAGTTCGCAGGAAGATTGTCGATTTTTACACCGATAG GTGTGACGGTAGTGTGGAACAAATTGATTTCTGCACCCGCGTGGCGATGATTCCAATAGAAATAACAGAAGCAGAAGACGGGGgaacgattgcgaaaatcggatgCATTTTTTGCACCAACGATAACGTTATCAGCTGCCGTCCGGAAAGATGCGGTGGAAGCTGGAAGGTGAGCAATTTTTTGGCCCACATCCGCAACGTGCACAAGAACATTAACTCTCCAAGTTCGATGCAACGGACGGTTGGCGCTGCGGGAACAAGTAAATCCTCGCCGATTGAAATGGTGGTCGGTGAAAACAGTTCCAACGGGGTCGGGGCCTACGATTACTGGACACACTCCAACGATGTGAGCTCTAGCCATGAGAACTCCTTCAAACGGAAATTGGAACACTCTGGTGGCGATGGATTGATGGAGGATTATGGATTCTCCATCAAAGAAGAACGGTATCAATAA
- the LOC134217798 gene encoding PHD finger protein 7-like gives MEYAEDLLVDQDHRYSGLDRILFLSCRRCMRYSPFLIYLPPDGASVEMAIEYVLCAGCVPPDSMISVSKSLINKDFLQLIKGFEYSNPFFRRYALIYRILITTDTRLEIDCDQYNNLPMYEKLLKLQEQFPAVHLLQNRRFSGLSEISNLIATRSDKIREYYTIQIKPKPVEIVMSEDLEAISSVESLSSPSVPVLKQTARLKLVTSAENVSCDVCRLAIENNTIQFGPCIEKLHNKETFRCHYLCLLSGTHIVQRGIDASGIFGFLINDVKQSFQKYRNNVCYCCEQLSAPIECNAADCKRYFHYICGYRKGCLTQFTGDYTSYCHEHLPIDSSLQPEAETECSICWDKLPPFNPVSCVPTFCEPENSTIDQQMEVNWFHRECLQKYAYEAGYYFKCPICHDKQTFPNHVKTHGIFVPMRDASWELDKTYFKDLHGCKCSAENCKILDNQLNTGQMVGCKACGGETLHLICAEISDPNDYVCSKCMDATFIKLL, from the exons attGAATATGTCCTCTGCGCGGGATGTGTTCCGCCAGATTCAATGATTTCCGTTTCGAAGAGCTTGATCAATAAAGATTTCCTCCAGCTGATCAAGGGGTTCGAGTACTCGAATCCTTTCTTCCGACGGTATGCCCTAATATATCGAATACTTATCACCACCGATACTCGGCTGGAGATAGACTGCGACCAGTATAACAATCTTCCCATGTACGAGAAGCTGCTCAAACTACAGGAACAATTCCCCGCCGTTCATCTCTTACAGAACAGGCGCTTTTCGGGCCTTTCTGAAATATCTAATTTGATTGCCACTCGCAGCGACAAAATCCGTGAATACTACACCATTCAGATCAAACCGAAGCCTGTGGAGATCGTTATGTCTGAAG ATTTAGAAGCTATTTCATCAGTAGAGAGCCTATCAAGCCCTTCGGTACCGGTCTTGAAACAAACCGCTCGCTTGAAGCTAGTGACTTCAGCAGAAAATGTTTCTTGCGACGTTTGTCGTCTGGCTATAGAGAATAACACAATCCAGTTTGGACCCTGCATTGAGAAGCTGCATAACAAGGAAACTTTCCGTTGCCACTATTTATGCCTCCTTTCCGGCACACACATCGTCCAGAGAGGAATCGACGCATCGGGAATATTTGGATTTCTAATCAACGATGTGAAACAATCTTTTCAAAAGTATCGCAACAATGTTTGCTACTGCTGTGAACAACTGTCGGCTCCGATCGAATGCAATGCTGCAGACTGTAAGCGTTACTTCCACTACATTTGCGGTTACCGAAAGGGCTGCCTAACGCAGTTTACTGGTGATTATACCTCGTACTGCCACGAACACTTGCCCATTGACAGTAGCTTGCAACCCGAAGCCGAAACAGAATGCTCAATCTGTTGGGACAAACTGCCACCCTTCAATCCCGTATCTTGTGTTCCCACGTTTTGTGAGCCGGAAAATTCGACGATAGATCAGCAAATGGAAGTGAACTGGTTCCACCGTGAATGTCTTCAGAAGTATGCCTACGAAGCTGGATATTATTTCAAGTGTCCGATTTGTCACGATAAGCAAACCTTCCCGAACCATGTCAAAACGCACGGAATTTTCGTTCCCATGAGAGATGCCAGCTGGGAGTTGGACAAAACCTATTTCAAAGATCTGCACGGATGCAAGTGTTCGGCAGAAAACTGCAAAATTTTGGACAACCAACTAAACACCGGTCAGATGGTTGGCTGCAAAGCCTGTGGAGGCGAAACGCTGCACTTGATATGCGCCGAAATCAGTGACCCCAACGATTACGTTTGCTCCAAGTGTATGGATGCCACCTTCATTAAGCTGTTGTAG